A portion of the Marinobacter alexandrii genome contains these proteins:
- the gap gene encoding type I glyceraldehyde-3-phosphate dehydrogenase: protein MSTKIGINGFGRIGRLSFRSLLEKNNVEVAAINDLTDTHTLAHLLKYDSNHGRFPGTVEADDKHLIVNGTAIPVYAERDPENLPWSDLGVEIVLESTGFFLDEAGAGKHLKAGAKKVVISAPAKGGIPTVVLGVNEEILTGDETILSNASCTTNCLAPMAKVLDDNFGIEKGYITTVHAYTSDQKLQDAPHKDLRRARAGAVSIIPTSTGAAKAVGLVLPHLNGKLDGIAMRVPTPTGSLTDLTCVLNKEVTAEEINAAMKAAAEGPMKGILEYTEDPIVSIDIVGNPHSNIFDSKLTSASGTLVKVVGWYDNEAGYSSRAADLIAKLA from the coding sequence ATGTCTACTAAAATCGGTATTAATGGATTTGGGCGAATAGGAAGATTAAGCTTCCGCTCACTTCTCGAGAAAAACAATGTGGAGGTTGCTGCTATCAACGACCTAACGGACACACACACCTTAGCGCATTTATTAAAGTATGATTCTAATCACGGGAGATTTCCTGGGACAGTTGAAGCAGACGACAAGCATTTGATTGTGAATGGAACGGCTATTCCTGTTTATGCTGAAAGAGATCCTGAAAATCTACCTTGGAGTGATCTTGGAGTTGAAATAGTACTAGAGTCAACAGGATTTTTCCTCGACGAGGCTGGTGCTGGTAAACATCTAAAAGCTGGAGCCAAAAAAGTAGTGATTTCAGCACCTGCTAAAGGTGGGATTCCAACGGTCGTACTAGGTGTCAACGAAGAAATTCTTACTGGAGATGAGACGATACTATCGAATGCTTCATGTACGACAAACTGCCTAGCACCAATGGCTAAGGTGTTGGACGACAACTTTGGCATTGAAAAAGGATATATCACCACAGTTCATGCATATACCTCTGATCAAAAATTACAAGATGCTCCTCATAAAGATTTAAGAAGAGCAAGAGCTGGGGCTGTCTCTATTATACCTACTTCCACAGGAGCTGCCAAAGCAGTTGGCTTAGTGCTACCTCATTTGAATGGTAAATTGGATGGAATAGCCATGAGAGTTCCCACTCCTACAGGCTCATTAACTGACCTTACTTGTGTTTTAAACAAAGAAGTAACGGCTGAAGAAATTAATGCAGCGATGAAAGCCGCGGCTGAAGGTCCTATGAAAGGTATCTTGGAGTACACTGAAGATCCCATCGTATCAATAGATATCGTAGGAAACCCTCACTCTAACATCTTTGATTCAAAATTAACTTCGGCAAGTGGAACACTTGTGAAAGTTGTAGGATGGTACGATAATGAAGCAGGTTACTCAAGTAGGGCCGCTGACTTGATCGCTAAGCTTGCTTAA